The Paenibacillus polymyxa M1 DNA segment AAAACAGGGCATACGGGAGGCTCGCTGAGCAATACGGATATACTCACCGCCCTATACTACGAAATCATGAATATTGATATCGCTAATCCTAAATGGGAAGAACGCGACCGCTTTATTGCCAGCAAAGGACATTCCGTCGAATCTTTATGGTGTATTCTGGCAGACCTTGGTTTCTTCCCTAAAGAAGAACTGGAAACCTATAGCCAATTCGGTACCCGTCTGATTGGGCATCCGAACAATAAGGTTCCCGGTGTTGAGATGAATACAGGCGCATTGGGCCATGGCCTCCCCATCTCCGTCGGCATGGCACTGGCTGCCAAGCGTGACGGACGATCCTACCGTGTATTCTGTCTAATGGGTGACGGAGAGCAAGCTGAAGGCTCCAATTGGGAAGCCGCTATGGCAGGTGCCCATTACAAACTGGATAATCTTGTCGGCATCATTGACCGCAACGGCCTGCAAATCAGCGGTACAACCGAGGAGGTTATGGGACTTGAGCCGCTGGAGGAGAAGTGGGCCGCCTTCGGCTGGAATGTTATCTCCATTGATGGCAACAGCATGGAGGAACTAATCCATACATTCCGCAATGTCCCCGAAATTGAAGGCAAACCAACGTTGGTGCTGGCAAACACGATCAAGGGAAAAGGAGTATCCTTTGCCGAGGGTGTTCCAGGCTGGCACCATCGTATTCCAAGTGATGATGAACTTGAACGCGCACT contains these protein-coding regions:
- a CDS encoding transketolase is translated as MEILDLKIKAAQIRKDLLTIIHRAKTGHTGGSLSNTDILTALYYEIMNIDIANPKWEERDRFIASKGHSVESLWCILADLGFFPKEELETYSQFGTRLIGHPNNKVPGVEMNTGALGHGLPISVGMALAAKRDGRSYRVFCLMGDGEQAEGSNWEAAMAGAHYKLDNLVGIIDRNGLQISGTTEEVMGLEPLEEKWAAFGWNVISIDGNSMEELIHTFRNVPEIEGKPTLVLANTIKGKGVSFAEGVPGWHHRIPSDDELERALAELTQEIDELSGEGQVR